A genomic window from Fibrobacterota bacterium includes:
- a CDS encoding TIGR02147 family protein — protein MAQPSILSYTDYRLYIKDCLESLRESRPWLSLRYLACQISLDAGNLVKVIQKERHLPDRCLLALSNELGLNLREAEYLEHLVRFAKARNHRKEQEAYEKLLDLKCAKAEVLGRDQYTFYKDWRCTAVLALLHLDDFRGTEASIADQLLPKASVEEIHRILKLLEGLGLARRGKAARWIACKSLLTTGEAWKDLAVRAFQKETMTLALQALDQIPSGDRDISTLTVTLPEGDLAKLRALALDFRSAVLDLAAQASHCARVWQVNLQIYPLSRSLEDRA, from the coding sequence ATGGCCCAACCTTCCATCCTTTCCTACACCGACTACCGGCTCTACATCAAGGATTGCCTGGAAAGCCTCCGAGAGTCCCGTCCTTGGCTCTCCTTGCGCTACCTGGCCTGCCAGATCTCGTTGGACGCCGGAAACCTCGTGAAGGTGATCCAGAAGGAACGCCACCTTCCCGACCGTTGTCTTTTGGCTCTGTCCAACGAGCTGGGACTCAACTTGAGGGAAGCCGAATACCTGGAACATCTGGTGCGATTCGCCAAGGCGCGCAACCATCGCAAGGAACAGGAAGCCTACGAGAAGCTGTTGGACCTCAAATGCGCCAAGGCGGAGGTCCTGGGTCGCGACCAGTACACCTTCTACAAGGACTGGCGCTGCACGGCGGTGCTGGCGCTTTTGCATCTGGATGATTTCCGGGGCACCGAAGCGTCGATCGCGGACCAACTCCTTCCAAAGGCATCCGTGGAAGAAATCCACCGCATCCTCAAACTGCTGGAGGGGCTCGGGCTTGCCCGCAGGGGGAAGGCGGCCCGATGGATCGCCTGCAAGAGTCTGCTCACCACGGGCGAGGCCTGGAAGGATCTGGCCGTGCGCGCGTTCCAGAAAGAGACCATGACGCTTGCCTTGCAGGCCCTGGATCAGATCCCCAGCGGGGATCGCGACATCAGCACCTTGACGGTCACGCTGCCCGAGGGCGATCTGGCGAAGCTTCGCGCTCTGGCGCTAGATTTCCGAAGCGCGGTCCTGGACCTGGCCGCGCAGGCGAGCCATTGCGCTCGCGTTTGGCAGGTCAATCTCCAGATCTACCCGTTGTCCCGTAGCCTTGAGGATCGTGCATGA